The Silene latifolia isolate original U9 population chromosome Y, ASM4854445v1, whole genome shotgun sequence sequence tgccttgtcaccccgcgtttgcAATTCACGGTCCTGCTAGCAACACTTTCAATGTACCATAGATATTAGAGTTCAGAATGATGCATTCAAAGAAGCTTGAAAACAAAAAATTCCACCAgagcgatgtgaagtacctgatgctgtctcatggggtaccagagcaattgtggtcccaggaagctACAGACCACACAGCTCTAATAATAGTTTTAAAGTTCAGATAAACAAGAGAAAAGAACTGGAacaaaattggtagtatgcctactacagttttttttttctttttttattggCTTTTTTGGATACACTACTCTGTACACTAAACTCTACTTGTTAtcaaaagtgatacctcttcaggtgaagtatgttatatggtttgtgtatgatttgaccgtccatggtCATCAATCTGTATGCCCCATGGCCAACAacgccttctacctggtatggtccttcccacttGTAGGCGAATTTACCTGCCttacgattcttggtgttttggaacacttcacggagaaccaggtctcctacctccaggagcctgatttttacgttcttgttgtaacttctggcgactgactgcttgtaggcagccagacgtatcTTTGCACTTGCTCGTAGCTCATCTATCGTGTCTAGGCTCCTAGCCATCTCTGCACTGTTCAattcccctgtcatacatccatacctgtgagttggaactagaacctctgatggaagaactgcttccgcgccaaacaccaggctgaagggtgtctgGCCTGTCGTTGTCTTTGGCGTCGTTCTATCTGACCATAGCACTAGTGGCAACTCATCTGCCCATTTTCTTCCTAACTTCTGTAATCTCCTTCTTAAGTTATCCATGATGATCTTATTGttggattcagcttgcccgttggactttggagtcctgggtgctgactttttcagagagatgttccacctggcacagtatccttccgcatcgtttgagatgaattgtgatccattgtcacatatgatttctgacagGATACCAAACATGCAGATGATATTACGTTTGATAAAAGAGATGACATGTTTGTCTTTTACCTCTGTGAGTGCTTctacttctatccatttggaaaaatagtctgtcattgccagcatccaTAATTTGTTTCCCGTAGCTTTAGGCAGAGGACCcacgatgtccattccccatgttatgaatggccagggggaaaTGATGGGATGTaagggctctgctggctgatggatcattggcgcCGAGCACTGGCAAGCGTCGCATTTCCGAGCATATTCAGCTGAGTCTGCCCTTATTCTGGGCCAGAAATAGCCTTGTCTGAGGGCTTTGTTTGACAGaatcctgccccctgcatggtttccacattcgtcACTCTGGagggcatgcaacacagtctgtgcttcttgttTATTCAGACACCGTAAGTAAGGTCCTGCCAGTGACTTTCTAAAAAGTACATTGTCAATTAGTGTGAATCTGGAGGCTTTCATTCTAAAACCCCTTACCTCCTTCTTGCCATCTGGCAGATTGCCATGTCTCAACAAATCTAGGTAGGGCGTTCGCCAGTCCCATTCATCTTTCTGATCAGCAGGCTGATCGTTTGGCGGGACAGCTGTCTGGCCATCTGTGCTTGCTATAACTGTCGCCCCGTCTTGCTGATCTTCCAGTTCTCCTTTATCTGCTTCTTCTAATTTTTGGATTGATGGTTCCAACACATGTCCGATGGGGATATTAGCCAGCTTGGTTGGTTTGAAGGTTGCCCCAGAGTTGCTAGGGCATCTGCCTCCACATTCTGGTCTCTGGGGACCTGCTTGAGCTTGCAATCTCTGAATTTTTGTTTGAGCTCCTTTGCCACTTTTAGGTAGGCTACCATATTTGAGTCTCTAGCTATATATTCATCATTCACATGGTTAACTATCAGTAAGGAGTCACTGAATACCTGTAGATTTCTGATTCTCAACTCCAGGGCTAGATGCATTCCTAGTATTAAGGCTtcatactctgtttcattgttagtTGCCTTAAATTCACATCGTACTActtgcgctatcaggtctccctgcgGAGATCGCAAGATTAGCCCTACACCTGCCCCCATTTGGTTGGAGGCTCAATCaatgtgcatctgccagacttttACCTCCTTGTTCCCTTTGAGGGTTAGGATCTCCTCGTCTGCCAGATTATGGATAGCTGGGCtgaaatttgacacaaaatatgcCAGCGCCTGCGACTTTATCGCCGTTCTTGGATCATACCTGATGTCGTACCCACTAAGGTGTacggaccattttgacattctgcctgacagctCAGGCTATCTCATTACAGATTTTAGTGGATAATTGGTCACAACATGGTGTGGGACTTAAAGTAGGGGCGCATTTTGTAAGATGCTAAACTAGTGCTAGTACcaatttttcaagagatgtgtacctagtCTCTGCTGGCAGGAGAGCCTTGCTTACATATTAGACTGGCTTTTGCTCCTTGTCCTGCTCTCTGACTAGGACCACACTTACTGCTACCTCCGTGACAGCTAGATAGAGAAACAGCGGTTCTCCCTGTTCTGGTTTTGATAGTAACAGCGGGTTGCTGAGGTATTGTTTCAGCTCCCTGAATGCCTGCTCATGGTCTGTAGTCCACTCGAACTTCTGGCTCTTCCTCAATATATCATAGAATAGCCTGCACTTATCTGAGGATCTCGAGATGAATCTACTCAAAGCTGCCACCTTGCCTGCTAGCCTTTGCGTATCTTTCGGCTTTTCTGGTGACTCTAGCAGTAATACTACTTTAATCTGCTCTGTGCTAGCCTTTATTCCCCTTTGAGTCACGATGTAGCCCAAGAATTTTCAGGATGAAactacaaaggtgcatttggaGGGGTTTAACTTCATGTTGTACTCTCTGAGGGTGCTGAGTGTTTCTGCCAGATGATGCATGTGATCCTTGGCTTTATTTGACATCACCACCATATcgtcaatatatacctccatagttcttcctatttTCTCTTTAAACATCCGGTTGACCAACCTTTGACATGTAGAGCTTGCATTTtttaggccgaagggcatgacgttgtagcagtaTATCCCCCTTTCAGACATGAATGTTGTCTTCTACTGATCTGCTGGATCTATTTTAATTTGATTGTAACCACTCCAGGCGTCTAAGAATGTTAACATTTCATGTCCAGCTGTTGCATCCACTATTGCGTCAATGTGTGGTAGTGGGAAGGGGTCCTTtggacatgctttgttgagatcggtgaattccacgcatactctccactttccattcttcttgggcACCACTACTACGTTTGATAGCCACTCTGGATACTTTACCTCTCTTATCTTGTTTGCCGCTAGCAGGCTGTCTACTTCGTGATCGATTATCTTATTCCTTTCAGCTGCGAATTTTCTTCGTCTCTGCTGGATGGGCTTGCATCCTGGGTCTACGCTGAgtttgtgtgttatgatggatggatctatccCTATCATGTCGTAATGGGACCACGCGAAATAATCTATATTGGCCTGCAAGAATTTGACTAGGTGCTGTTTGAGGTCTCCTATGCATCCTGCCCCTATTAGcacagttctttctgggtgcagcttggcCAGGTTGATCTGATCTAACTCCTCGGCTCGAGGctcaatgtattcgtcctggacatgTTGTTTCTATAATTGCTATGCTGGAGGGTTGGCAGTGCATTTTAACGCCTTCTTGTAACAACCTCTGGCTTCCTCCTGGTCTCCTcgtattgtctctactccccata is a genomic window containing:
- the LOC141632205 gene encoding uncharacterized protein LOC141632205 — protein: MSKWSVHLSGYDIRYDPRTAIKSQALAYFVSNFSPAIHNLADEEILTLKGNKEGDLIAQVVRCEFKATNNETEYEALILGMHLALELRIRNLQRLKYGSLPKSGKGAQTKIQRLQAQAGPQRPECGGRCPSNSGATFKPTKLANIPIGHVLEPSIQKLEEADKGELEDQQDGATVIASTDGQTAVPPNDQPADQKDEWDWRTPYLDLLRHGNLPDGKKEVRGFRMKASRFTLIDNVLFRKSLAGPYLRCLNKQEAQTVLHALQSDECGNHAGGRILSNKALRQGYFWPRIRADSAEYARKCDACQCSAPMIHQPAEPLHPIISPWPFITWGMDIVGPLPKATGNKLWMLAMTDYFSKWIEVEALTEGN